The proteins below come from a single Rhizobium tropici CIAT 899 genomic window:
- the betA gene encoding choline dehydrogenase, whose amino-acid sequence MQADFVIVGSGSAGSAMAYRLSEDGKHSVIVLEFGGSDFGPFIQMPAALAWPMSMDRYNWGYLSEPEPQLNNRRITAPRGKVIGGSSSINGMVYVRGHAEDFNRWEELGAQGWAYADVLPYFKRMEHSHGGEEGWRGTNGPLHVRRGDARNPLFHAFIEAGKQAGFEATEDYNGSKQEGFGLMEQTTWMGRRWSAATAYLKPALKRPNVELVRCFARKIVIENGRATGVEVERDGKIEIIKANREVIVSASSFNSPKLLMLSGIGPGQHLRDMGIEVKADRPGVGANLQDHMEFYFQQTSLKPVSLYSWLPWYMQGIAGAQWLFFKKGLGTSNQFEACAFLRSAPGVKQPDIQYHFLPVAISYDGKAAAKSHGFQVHVGYNLSKSRGNVTLRSSDPKADPVIRFNYMSHPEDWEKFRHCVRLTREIFGQKAFDDYRGTEIQPGANIQTDDQIDAFLREHLESAYHPCGTCKMGSKDDPMAVVDPDTRVIGVDGLRVADSSIFPHVTYGNLNGPSIMTGEKAADHILGKPRLARSNQEPWVNPRWEMSDR is encoded by the coding sequence ATGCAAGCAGATTTCGTCATCGTCGGCTCGGGTTCGGCCGGCTCCGCCATGGCTTACCGCCTGTCGGAAGACGGCAAGCATTCCGTTATCGTTCTGGAATTCGGCGGCAGCGACTTCGGGCCGTTCATCCAGATGCCAGCCGCCCTTGCCTGGCCAATGAGCATGGATCGCTACAATTGGGGCTATCTCTCCGAGCCGGAACCGCAGCTCAACAACCGCCGCATCACCGCCCCGCGCGGCAAGGTGATCGGCGGGTCCTCCTCGATCAACGGCATGGTCTATGTGCGTGGCCATGCGGAGGATTTCAACCGCTGGGAAGAGCTCGGAGCCCAAGGCTGGGCGTATGCCGACGTGCTGCCCTACTTCAAGCGGATGGAACATTCGCATGGGGGCGAAGAGGGTTGGCGGGGCACGAACGGCCCGCTGCATGTGCGCCGGGGCGATGCGCGCAACCCGCTCTTTCACGCTTTCATCGAGGCGGGCAAGCAGGCGGGCTTCGAGGCGACCGAGGATTATAACGGCAGCAAGCAGGAAGGCTTCGGCCTGATGGAGCAGACGACCTGGATGGGCCGGCGCTGGTCTGCGGCGACTGCCTATCTCAAGCCTGCCTTGAAGCGACCGAATGTCGAGCTCGTCCGTTGCTTTGCCCGCAAGATCGTCATCGAAAACGGCCGCGCGACCGGTGTTGAAGTCGAGCGGGACGGCAAGATCGAGATCATCAAGGCAAACCGCGAGGTGATCGTCTCCGCCTCCTCGTTCAATTCGCCGAAGCTGCTGATGCTGTCAGGCATCGGGCCTGGGCAGCATCTGCGCGACATGGGGATCGAGGTTAAGGCCGACCGGCCCGGCGTCGGCGCCAACCTGCAGGACCATATGGAATTCTATTTCCAGCAGACAAGCCTGAAGCCGGTGTCACTCTATTCCTGGCTGCCCTGGTACATGCAGGGCATTGCCGGTGCGCAGTGGCTGTTCTTCAAGAAAGGGCTCGGCACCTCGAACCAGTTCGAAGCCTGCGCCTTCCTGCGTTCGGCGCCCGGCGTCAAACAGCCGGATATCCAGTATCACTTCCTGCCTGTCGCCATCAGCTATGACGGCAAGGCGGCGGCCAAGAGCCACGGCTTCCAGGTGCATGTCGGCTATAACCTGTCGAAATCGCGTGGGAACGTGACGCTGCGCTCCTCCGACCCGAAGGCCGATCCGGTGATCCGCTTCAACTATATGAGCCATCCGGAAGACTGGGAGAAATTCCGTCACTGCGTTCGCCTCACCCGCGAGATCTTCGGGCAGAAGGCCTTCGACGATTACCGGGGCACGGAAATCCAGCCAGGGGCGAATATTCAGACCGACGACCAGATCGATGCCTTCCTGCGCGAACATCTGGAAAGCGCCTATCATCCCTGCGGCACCTGCAAGATGGGCTCGAAGGACGATCCGATGGCGGTGGTCGATCCCGACACCCGCGTTATCGGTGTCGATGGCCTTCGTGTTGCCGACAGCTCGATCTTCCCGCACGTCACCTACGGCAACCTGAACGGCCCCTCGATCATGACCGGCGAAAAGGCCGCCGACCATATTCTCGGCAAGCCGCGGCTTGCGCGCTCGAACCAGGAGCCGTGGGTTAATCCGCGGTGGGAGATGAGTGATCGGTAG
- the cysD gene encoding sulfate adenylyltransferase subunit CysD, whose amino-acid sequence MPDSRPDTEISHPQSVKPPLDPHLKALENEAIHIFREVAAEFERPVMLYSIGKDSSVLLHLARKAFYPGRVPFPLLHVNTGWKFAEMITFRDEIVKKYDLDLIEHINPRGKAENITPFTYGSARYTDIMKTEALRHALDAGQFDAAFGGARRDEEASRAKERIYSFRTPDHRWDPRNQRPELWNVYNGQIRKGESVRVFPLSNWTEVDIWRYIQAEEIPIVPLYFAAKRPIVERDGMMIMAADPRLELLPGEAKREELIRFRTLGCFPLTGAIRSTATTLEEIIAELEIATVSERQGRAIDRDQSGSMEKKKREGYF is encoded by the coding sequence ATGCCCGATAGCCGTCCGGATACGGAAATCTCCCATCCGCAAAGCGTCAAGCCGCCCCTCGATCCGCATCTGAAGGCGCTGGAAAACGAAGCCATTCACATTTTCCGTGAAGTGGCGGCCGAGTTCGAGCGTCCCGTCATGCTCTATTCGATCGGCAAGGATTCGTCGGTGCTGCTGCATCTGGCGCGAAAGGCCTTCTATCCCGGCCGCGTCCCCTTCCCGCTCCTGCACGTGAATACCGGCTGGAAATTCGCCGAGATGATCACCTTCCGCGACGAGATCGTGAAGAAGTATGATCTCGACCTGATCGAGCACATCAATCCGCGTGGCAAGGCGGAGAACATCACGCCCTTCACCTATGGCTCGGCGCGCTATACCGATATCATGAAGACGGAAGCGCTGCGTCATGCGCTCGATGCTGGCCAGTTCGACGCGGCTTTCGGCGGTGCCCGCCGCGACGAGGAAGCCTCGCGCGCCAAGGAGCGCATCTATTCCTTCCGCACGCCAGATCATCGCTGGGATCCGCGCAACCAGCGCCCGGAACTCTGGAACGTCTATAACGGCCAGATCCGCAAGGGCGAAAGCGTGCGCGTCTTCCCGCTCTCCAACTGGACCGAGGTTGATATCTGGCGCTACATCCAGGCCGAAGAAATCCCGATCGTACCGCTCTATTTCGCGGCCAAGCGCCCGATCGTCGAGCGCGACGGCATGATGATCATGGCGGCAGATCCAAGGCTGGAACTCTTGCCCGGCGAAGCCAAGCGCGAGGAGCTCATCCGCTTCCGCACGCTCGGCTGCTTCCCGCTGACCGGCGCGATCCGCTCCACCGCCACGACCCTTGAAGAGATCATTGCAGAGCTGGAAATCGCCACGGTTTCCGAGCGACAGGGCCGCGCCATCGACCGGGACCAGTCCGGCTCCATGGAAAAGAAGAAGCGCGAAGGATATTTCTGA
- a CDS encoding chloride channel protein, which translates to MPPIYRKSKLLRRSRVIWGSFNLWRPRLVFWTGALAIGVISVGFAKLADLAQRTFTGVTHSGEWTWLLPLVLTPLGFVLSAYLATTLFPNSQGSGIPQAIAARHLHHDEDRTKLLSLRLAFGKIVLTILGLLSGASIGREGPTVQVGASFMLAVARFGGMAQAKGLILAGSAAGIAAAFNTPLAGIVFAIEEMSRTYESRANGLVLTAVILSGLAALGLSGSYNYFGTADAAPTMFRDWIVMLICGVGGGALGATFSGLALYAGIRIRRWAQPQPLKRMLILAGLCGLVVAAVGVLSGGQTFGTGYEQARGAVEGHAPPLLFFVEKLLASFLSMISGIPGGIFAPSLAVGAGFGSTVGTLVGGSIALAAILGMAGYFAGVVQAPMTAFVIILEMTGDHQAVIPIMAVSMIGYVTSRLLSREPLYHGLSRVFIAAAIRARRAMEKEGGEEHPAH; encoded by the coding sequence ATGCCCCCCATCTACCGCAAGTCCAAGCTGCTCCGCCGTTCCCGTGTCATCTGGGGCTCCTTCAACCTCTGGCGGCCGCGCCTGGTGTTCTGGACAGGTGCTCTCGCGATCGGCGTCATCAGTGTCGGCTTTGCCAAGCTGGCCGATCTGGCGCAGCGGACTTTCACGGGCGTGACCCATTCGGGAGAATGGACATGGCTGCTGCCGCTCGTGCTGACGCCGCTTGGCTTTGTGCTATCAGCCTATCTCGCCACGACCTTGTTTCCCAATTCGCAAGGGAGCGGCATTCCGCAGGCGATTGCCGCGCGACATCTGCATCATGACGAGGACCGCACGAAGCTCCTCTCGCTCAGGCTCGCTTTCGGTAAGATCGTGCTGACCATATTGGGGTTGCTCAGCGGCGCCTCGATCGGCCGCGAGGGACCAACCGTGCAGGTCGGCGCCTCCTTCATGCTGGCGGTTGCCCGCTTCGGCGGCATGGCGCAGGCGAAGGGGCTGATTCTTGCCGGCTCGGCCGCCGGCATCGCCGCCGCCTTCAACACGCCGCTTGCCGGCATCGTCTTTGCCATCGAGGAGATGAGCCGCACCTATGAATCACGTGCCAACGGCCTGGTCCTGACGGCCGTCATCCTTTCCGGCCTTGCCGCGCTCGGACTTTCCGGCAGCTACAATTATTTCGGCACGGCCGATGCCGCCCCGACAATGTTTCGGGACTGGATCGTCATGCTGATCTGTGGGGTCGGCGGCGGCGCGCTCGGCGCCACCTTCAGCGGATTGGCGCTCTATGCCGGCATCCGCATCCGCCGTTGGGCACAGCCGCAGCCGCTGAAACGCATGCTGATCCTTGCCGGCCTCTGCGGTCTTGTCGTTGCCGCTGTCGGCGTGCTCTCCGGCGGCCAGACCTTCGGCACCGGTTACGAGCAAGCCCGCGGCGCCGTGGAAGGACATGCCCCGCCGCTGCTCTTCTTCGTCGAGAAGCTACTGGCAAGCTTCCTGTCGATGATATCAGGCATTCCCGGCGGCATTTTCGCGCCTTCGCTTGCCGTCGGCGCCGGCTTCGGCAGCACGGTCGGCACGCTTGTCGGTGGCAGCATTGCTCTTGCGGCGATCCTAGGCATGGCCGGCTATTTCGCCGGCGTGGTTCAGGCACCGATGACCGCCTTCGTCATCATCCTCGAAATGACCGGCGATCATCAGGCCGTCATCCCGATCATGGCTGTATCGATGATCGGCTATGTGACCTCGCGGCTGCTGTCGCGCGAGCCCTTATATCATGGCCTGTCCCGCGTCTTCATCGCAGCGGCGATCCGCGCCCGGCGCGCCATGGAAAAGGAAGGCGGCGAGGAACACCCCGCCCACTGA
- a CDS encoding type II toxin-antitoxin system RelE/ParE family toxin: MTFAVRYSQGALDDLERLYDYLLVRDIELAEKAYQAIAKATEFLESFPFSCRKASADNAFLRELVIPFGSSGYVALFEIEDSKTVTILAIRHQREEDYH, from the coding sequence ATGACGTTTGCGGTGCGTTACTCCCAAGGCGCGCTCGATGATCTCGAACGACTCTATGATTATCTCCTAGTGAGAGACATCGAGCTTGCGGAAAAGGCCTACCAAGCAATCGCCAAGGCAACGGAATTTCTGGAGAGTTTCCCATTCAGTTGCCGCAAAGCGTCAGCGGACAACGCATTTCTCCGCGAACTCGTTATCCCTTTTGGTTCGTCCGGTTATGTCGCGCTATTCGAGATTGAAGATAGTAAGACAGTGACGATATTGGCGATCAGGCATCAGCGGGAAGAAGACTATCACTGA
- a CDS encoding RrF2 family transcriptional regulator: protein MITQKAKYALRALSALAQSEAGEPMMISDIAAQQKIPKKFLEQILLDLKHQGIVISRRGKQGGYLLRKPANEITFGEILRVIDGPLAPLPCLSLTAYRRCDDCDGEQTCEIRHVFARVADATRKVLFSTTIADAIAQPEDAEVARLMA, encoded by the coding sequence ATGATTACTCAGAAAGCAAAATATGCGCTGCGGGCGCTGTCTGCCTTGGCCCAATCCGAGGCGGGTGAGCCAATGATGATTTCCGACATCGCCGCCCAGCAAAAGATCCCGAAGAAATTCCTCGAACAGATCCTTCTCGACCTGAAGCATCAGGGTATCGTCATCAGCCGCCGCGGCAAGCAGGGCGGCTATCTCCTGCGCAAGCCGGCAAACGAAATCACCTTCGGCGAAATCCTGCGGGTCATCGACGGGCCGCTGGCGCCGCTGCCCTGTCTGTCACTGACAGCCTATCGCCGCTGCGACGATTGCGACGGCGAGCAGACTTGCGAAATCCGCCACGTCTTTGCCCGGGTGGCGGACGCGACCCGCAAGGTGTTGTTCTCGACGACCATCGCCGATGCCATCGCTCAGCCGGAGGACGCAGAAGTTGCCAGGCTGATGGCCTGA
- a CDS encoding YlcI/YnfO family protein: MKSASIPPLRVDPALRAAAESVLREGETLSAFVESSLRAQIEHRRTRTEFIARGLAAREDARKTGVYHSADDVLGMLKRKLEAAKASGRK; the protein is encoded by the coding sequence ATGAAATCCGCTTCCATACCCCCCTTGAGGGTTGATCCCGCCTTGCGCGCCGCTGCTGAAAGCGTGCTGCGAGAGGGCGAAACCTTATCGGCATTTGTGGAAAGTTCGCTGCGTGCGCAGATTGAACACCGCCGAACGAGGACCGAATTCATCGCTCGCGGCCTTGCTGCGCGGGAGGATGCAAGGAAAACAGGCGTGTATCATAGCGCTGACGACGTGCTGGGAATGCTGAAGCGCAAACTTGAAGCTGCAAAAGCGTCCGGACGAAAATGA
- a CDS encoding phosphoadenylyl-sulfate reductase, whose protein sequence is MTAITLIEDAATLNSQLASLDLAGRLSLVAGLGGRAVFTTSLGIEDQVITAEIGNHRLPIEVATLQTGRLFPETLALIDETETQYDIHIVRYEPEQTDIDAYAAKYGLNGFYESVEARHACCGARKLKPLARALSGATIWITGLRRGQSANRADTPFAEFDPERNLIKINPLADWDIDVIRAYVADNSVPVNPLHARGYPSIGCEPCTRAIKPGEPERAGRWWWENDEKRECGLHVHEEGAAAPAQ, encoded by the coding sequence ATGACTGCCATTACCCTTATTGAAGATGCCGCGACGCTCAACAGCCAGCTTGCATCGCTCGACCTTGCCGGCCGTCTGTCTCTCGTGGCCGGCCTCGGTGGCCGTGCCGTGTTCACGACGTCGCTCGGGATCGAGGATCAGGTGATCACCGCGGAGATCGGCAATCACCGCCTGCCGATCGAGGTGGCGACCCTGCAGACCGGCCGCCTCTTCCCGGAAACGCTCGCTCTGATCGACGAGACGGAAACCCAATACGATATCCACATCGTTCGCTACGAGCCGGAGCAGACCGATATCGACGCCTATGCCGCAAAATACGGTCTGAACGGTTTCTATGAGAGCGTCGAAGCCAGGCATGCCTGTTGTGGCGCGCGCAAGCTGAAGCCTCTTGCGCGCGCACTCTCCGGCGCTACCATCTGGATCACCGGCCTGCGCCGCGGCCAGTCCGCCAACCGCGCCGATACGCCCTTTGCCGAATTCGATCCCGAGCGCAACCTGATCAAGATCAACCCGCTTGCCGATTGGGATATCGATGTGATCCGCGCTTACGTCGCCGACAACAGCGTTCCGGTGAACCCGCTGCATGCGCGCGGCTATCCCTCGATCGGCTGCGAGCCCTGCACCCGCGCCATCAAGCCCGGCGAGCCGGAGCGAGCCGGCCGCTGGTGGTGGGAGAACGACGAAAAGCGCGAATGCGGTCTGCATGTCCACGAAGAAGGTGCTGCCGCACCCGCGCAATAA